In one Bradyrhizobium cosmicum genomic region, the following are encoded:
- a CDS encoding response regulator: MQQGQGLPKILVVEDDPLIRGLVEEALADGGFGTVIVSSGEEAIALLKGETNDYRALVTDINLSGPVDGWDIARVGREIDAAFPIIYMTGAAGDEWPSKGVPGSILLAKPFAPAQLVTALSQLLNAGTPTG; encoded by the coding sequence GTGCAGCAGGGGCAAGGGCTACCGAAGATTTTGGTCGTCGAGGACGATCCGCTCATTCGCGGGCTGGTTGAAGAAGCACTGGCCGACGGCGGATTTGGCACCGTGATCGTGAGCTCGGGCGAGGAAGCCATCGCCTTGCTCAAGGGCGAAACCAACGATTACCGCGCCCTCGTAACCGACATCAACCTGAGCGGCCCCGTCGACGGCTGGGACATTGCCCGCGTCGGGCGGGAAATCGATGCTGCATTTCCGATCATCTACATGACCGGCGCCGCAGGCGACGAGTGGCCCTCGAAGGGCGTACCCGGCAGCATTCTGCTGGCCAAGCCATTCGCCCCCGCGCAACTCGTGACGGCTTTGTCCCAACTTCTCAACGCGGGCACGCCGACAGGTTGA